One genomic region from Gammaproteobacteria bacterium encodes:
- a CDS encoding choloylglycine hydrolase family protein: MRAWMRYGLTILLSCLTCSETLLACTDIRVTAKDGTVLIARSMEFALDLQSNLMSSNRGRLFSAASPTGAAGLTWQGKFGYVFLNGLNIDMAVDGMNEKGLSFGALYLPSFASYQSVPVGGEKQALPYYNLGDWILSNFESVEQVKNAIGKIYVYASPIPGMGDTIFPLHFSVYDAQGRGLVIEYVGGKLKMYDNTVGVLTNSPTYDWHLTNLNNYVHLTPKNPHPVVDNGITFAATGQGFGMIGLPGDISPPSRFVKMTTLLNVATQPLDAAGAINLSEHLMNNVDIPNGLAREDDGNKVTTESTEWVVFKDLTHRVFYFRTYTNLALRGVVLDKINFEGNAPRLKMPIATPPMIQDMTMNFNGATIR; encoded by the coding sequence ATGAGAGCATGGATGCGCTATGGATTAACTATCTTATTATCTTGTCTAACGTGTTCGGAAACTCTATTGGCTTGTACGGATATTCGCGTCACCGCGAAAGACGGTACGGTGCTGATTGCCCGCAGCATGGAATTCGCGCTTGATCTGCAATCAAATTTAATGAGTTCCAATCGCGGTAGATTATTTAGTGCTGCATCTCCTACCGGTGCTGCAGGTTTAACGTGGCAAGGTAAGTTCGGTTATGTTTTTTTGAATGGATTAAACATTGACATGGCTGTCGATGGGATGAATGAAAAAGGCTTATCGTTTGGGGCGCTTTACTTACCCAGCTTCGCCTCTTATCAATCGGTACCTGTGGGGGGCGAGAAGCAAGCCTTACCTTATTATAATTTAGGCGATTGGATTCTTAGTAATTTTGAATCGGTAGAACAAGTAAAAAATGCAATTGGAAAAATTTATGTTTATGCCTCTCCGATCCCTGGAATGGGCGATACCATCTTTCCTCTCCATTTTTCTGTTTATGACGCACAAGGCCGCGGGTTAGTCATTGAATATGTCGGTGGCAAATTAAAGATGTATGATAATACCGTCGGTGTCTTAACTAATTCCCCGACTTATGACTGGCATCTCACCAACTTAAATAATTACGTGCACCTCACCCCTAAAAATCCACACCCTGTGGTTGATAACGGCATTACCTTCGCAGCAACGGGCCAAGGATTTGGTATGATTGGTTTGCCAGGTGATATCAGTCCTCCTTCGCGATTTGTCAAAATGACAACCCTATTGAATGTTGCGACGCAACCCCTCGATGCAGCGGGAGCCATTAATCTGAGTGAACATCTTATGAATAATGTTGATATCCCCAATGGACTTGCTCGGGAAGATGATGGCAACAAAGTAACGACTGAATCAACCGAATGGGTGGTGTTCAAGGATTTAACGCATCGGGTCTTTTACTTTCGAACCTATACCAATCTTGCACTACGCGGTGTCGTCCTCGATAAAATAAATTTCGAAGGGAATGCCCCGCGGTTAAAAATGCCGATTGCAACTCCGCCAATGATCCAAGATATGACAATGAATTTTAACGGTGCGACGATTCGATAA
- a CDS encoding type II toxin-antitoxin system RelE/ParE family toxin yields the protein MVTTPYHIKIAPAAHRQLRALSTKYQKLIIKLLDALSFNPRPPGAKKIEGMTGLYSEDVPPLRLIYKVEEQEVLLLLIK from the coding sequence ATGGTTACGACACCCTACCACATCAAAATAGCGCCCGCCGCACATCGCCAACTCCGCGCCCTATCCACTAAATATCAAAAGCTCATTATCAAATTGCTTGATGCACTAAGCTTTAACCCCCGCCCACCGGGTGCAAAAAAGATTGAAGGGATGACGGGACTTTATAGTGAAGACGTCCCGCCCCTCCGTTTAATTTACAAAGTAGAAGAGCAAGAAGTATTATTGTTGCTCATCAAATAA
- a CDS encoding proline--tRNA ligase codes for MNSSKPIKTAINPTRSQNYPEWYQQVIKAADMAEISPVRGCMIIKPWGYALWENIQTILNGQFKATGHKNLYFPLLIPMSFMQKEAEHIEGFAKECAVVTHSRLVKDEDGKLIPGSPLDEPYIIRPTSETIIGDAFSRWIQSYRDLPLLINQWANIVRWEMRTRIFLRTTEFLWQEGHTAHATAEEAQQESLMMLDLYANFAQNYLAIPVIKGEKTESERFPGAVNTYTIEAMMQDKKALQAGTSHFLGQHFSKGFQIKYLSAAGKEEFAWTTSWGVSTRLIGGLIMTHSDDNGLVLPPRIAPLHVVILPIAHKEEDKTSVYQYCSELAAQLREITYHEGKLQVEIDARPLTGGEKAWSWVKKGVPLRVEIGNKECAQQSVFLGRRDKTYQERTSVNRDEFVGSIVNILDEMQNSLLERAREFRQSNTQFISSTKAFYEFFEKEGGFAEVYWDGGDELESKLKQDLGVTIRCIPFDDGRSGPCLFTGNPNGKLVVFAKSY; via the coding sequence ATGAATTCAAGTAAACCTATTAAAACAGCCATCAATCCAACCCGTTCCCAAAATTATCCAGAATGGTATCAGCAAGTCATCAAAGCTGCGGATATGGCAGAAATTTCTCCTGTGCGCGGCTGTATGATTATTAAGCCCTGGGGTTATGCTTTGTGGGAAAATATTCAAACCATTTTAAATGGTCAATTCAAAGCAACGGGACATAAAAATTTATATTTCCCTTTGCTTATTCCAATGAGTTTTATGCAAAAAGAAGCAGAGCATATCGAAGGGTTTGCGAAAGAATGCGCCGTCGTTACGCATTCACGTCTTGTTAAAGATGAAGACGGCAAACTTATTCCGGGTAGCCCCTTGGACGAACCTTACATCATTCGTCCCACCTCAGAAACCATCATCGGTGATGCCTTTTCAAGATGGATTCAATCCTATCGTGACTTACCGTTACTCATCAATCAATGGGCTAATATTGTTCGCTGGGAAATGCGTACGCGAATTTTTTTACGGACCACTGAATTTTTATGGCAAGAGGGTCATACAGCGCATGCGACCGCCGAAGAAGCGCAGCAAGAATCCTTAATGATGTTAGATTTATATGCAAACTTTGCTCAAAACTATTTAGCTATTCCAGTTATAAAAGGTGAAAAAACAGAAAGTGAACGATTTCCTGGCGCGGTTAACACGTATACGATTGAAGCCATGATGCAGGATAAAAAAGCATTGCAAGCAGGTACTTCCCATTTTCTTGGTCAACATTTCTCGAAAGGATTTCAAATTAAATATTTGAGCGCAGCAGGTAAAGAGGAATTCGCCTGGACGACCTCTTGGGGGGTTTCAACGCGGTTAATCGGTGGATTAATTATGACGCACAGTGACGATAATGGTCTTGTGTTACCGCCAAGAATTGCACCCCTTCACGTTGTGATCTTACCTATTGCCCATAAAGAAGAAGATAAAACGAGTGTCTATCAATATTGCTCTGAGCTTGCCGCTCAATTACGTGAGATAACTTATCATGAAGGTAAACTCCAAGTTGAGATTGATGCTCGCCCATTAACCGGTGGAGAAAAAGCGTGGAGCTGGGTGAAAAAAGGCGTTCCGCTGCGCGTTGAAATTGGAAACAAAGAATGCGCTCAACAAAGTGTTTTTCTTGGTCGTCGCGATAAAACTTATCAAGAAAGAACCAGTGTTAATCGTGATGAATTCGTTGGAAGTATCGTTAACATCCTTGATGAAATGCAAAATAGTTTACTTGAACGCGCCCGTGAATTTCGTCAAAGCAATACCCAATTCATATCGAGCACGAAAGCATTTTATGAATTCTTTGAAAAAGAAGGAGGCTTTGCTGAAGTGTATTGGGATGGTGGAGATGAGTTGGAAAGTAAATTAAAACAAGATTTAGGCGTCACCATTCGATGCATTCCATTTGACGATGGTCGATCTGGCCCTTGTTTATTTACAGGTAATCCAAATGGGAAATTAGTTGTATTTGCAAAATCATATTAG
- a CDS encoding aldo/keto reductase, with amino-acid sequence MADAHSLNKRFVPKLGQSVNFLGLGTVELGRDWGIAGTESLHPSEEIAQAVLEAAIDRGFDIIDTASSYQLSEERIGRYIPRNEHNYLLITKPGEHSIKASDPRCKVKSYDHIYCKKPGGIYDFSKAAILNDINISLEKLKVSQLDIVLLHLANETAVEILKKGEALQTLHELKKAGKIRFIGVSVNGDALDLAIKENIDVIEFEYSLINRNNEKYIKLAHDKGMAVIIRGGLGTGLLTSAVAKHLDDPNLPYGNKIRHLMKLVDGNYDKLTQLSLAFLYRNEAISTVIVGADRVFYVDKDIQLLNTFNNNELLDNAIRIADHYPTPEQFTEAMGEYYFNDSVSSN; translated from the coding sequence ATGGCCGATGCTCATTCCCTTAATAAGCGCTTCGTTCCCAAGCTTGGACAATCTGTTAATTTTTTAGGTTTAGGAACGGTTGAGTTAGGTCGTGATTGGGGTATTGCAGGTACAGAAAGTTTACATCCCAGCGAAGAAATTGCTCAAGCAGTCTTAGAAGCAGCCATAGATCGCGGCTTTGATATAATCGATACTGCCTCTTCTTATCAGTTAAGTGAAGAAAGGATTGGCCGCTACATACCGCGTAATGAACACAACTATCTCCTGATCACCAAGCCAGGCGAGCATTCTATTAAAGCGAGCGATCCGCGTTGTAAGGTTAAATCTTATGATCACATTTATTGTAAAAAGCCGGGGGGTATTTATGATTTTAGTAAAGCGGCTATTCTTAACGATATCAATATTAGTCTCGAGAAATTAAAAGTTTCACAATTAGATATTGTCTTACTCCATCTTGCGAATGAAACTGCTGTTGAAATCTTAAAAAAAGGTGAAGCCTTACAAACTTTACATGAATTAAAAAAAGCCGGGAAAATACGCTTTATTGGTGTTTCAGTAAACGGAGACGCACTCGATCTTGCGATTAAAGAAAATATTGATGTCATTGAATTTGAATACAGTCTTATTAATCGCAACAATGAAAAATATATAAAGCTTGCTCATGACAAAGGGATGGCAGTGATCATTCGCGGTGGATTAGGCACGGGCTTATTAACTTCAGCCGTTGCAAAACACCTTGACGATCCTAATTTACCTTATGGAAATAAAATTCGGCATTTAATGAAATTAGTAGATGGTAATTATGATAAATTAACGCAACTCTCACTCGCATTTTTATATCGAAATGAAGCGATTAGTACAGTCATTGTCGGCGCCGATCGCGTCTTTTATGTGGATAAAGATATTCAATTACTAAACACATTTAACAACAATGAATTGCTTGATAACGCAATCCGTATTGCGGATCATTACCCGACCCCTGAACAATTCACTGAAGCCATGGGGGAATATTATTTTAATGACAGCGTCTCGTCTAATTAA
- a CDS encoding M20/M25/M40 family metallo-hydrolase, whose translation MQNILKKIILVVFFFCLALPSLALDKKQILVVSRCLLSKKFNYEILGEKDNLRLIQVNKLATFQQMRLAARKECQGFMNVTASWHQYNLQGQNGVENFLENFKLNSHPSDFTRRYKIKSQEKVPPLFNEIDSLQMQQQLFQLTNLADRYVNSAEGMKAAKLIQQWLTEWIVDSPRTDVEVSRLATLNHDKQPSIVLRLGPKDGVPVIILGTPFDTLKSGRMLQPGANVNGSGTVTLLQTARILLASNFTFDKSIYFIWYAGSEAGKLGVQSVVEQFNRQNKNIDAVLHLDQTGFKQKNEIGIGLVDDATDAALTTFLADLVAIYLKLPVSAVRCGFACSDHMVWYQNNNRVAYPVSTTRDEGGTPFRYTDKDNFEKVSFDKMTDFVKLALVFVVELAML comes from the coding sequence ATGCAAAATATACTTAAAAAAATAATCTTGGTTGTATTTTTCTTTTGTCTTGCTTTACCTTCCCTGGCTTTGGACAAAAAACAAATTCTTGTTGTGTCACGTTGTTTACTCTCGAAAAAATTTAATTATGAAATATTAGGTGAAAAAGATAATTTACGGCTAATTCAAGTTAATAAATTAGCGACTTTCCAACAAATGCGGTTAGCTGCGCGGAAAGAGTGTCAAGGTTTTATGAATGTCACTGCAAGTTGGCATCAATATAACTTGCAAGGACAAAATGGTGTTGAAAATTTTTTAGAAAATTTTAAGTTAAATTCTCACCCCAGTGACTTTACGAGACGGTATAAAATTAAATCTCAAGAGAAAGTTCCTCCGTTATTTAACGAAATAGATTCATTGCAAATGCAGCAACAATTATTTCAATTAACGAATTTAGCCGACCGTTATGTTAATTCTGCAGAAGGAATGAAAGCTGCCAAATTAATTCAACAATGGTTAACAGAATGGATTGTTGATTCTCCACGCACAGATGTCGAAGTGTCACGTTTAGCAACACTCAATCACGACAAGCAACCTTCTATCGTACTACGTCTGGGCCCCAAAGACGGTGTGCCCGTCATTATCCTGGGTACACCTTTTGACACATTAAAAAGCGGTCGCATGCTTCAACCAGGCGCTAATGTAAATGGATCAGGCACAGTAACGCTATTACAAACAGCACGAATATTATTGGCTTCTAACTTTACTTTCGATAAGTCGATTTACTTTATATGGTATGCCGGGAGTGAGGCAGGTAAATTGGGCGTGCAAAGTGTTGTTGAACAATTCAATCGTCAAAATAAAAATATCGATGCCGTGTTGCATCTGGATCAAACTGGGTTTAAACAAAAAAATGAAATTGGCATTGGCTTGGTGGATGATGCAACCGATGCTGCCCTAACAACGTTCCTCGCTGATCTTGTCGCCATTTATCTTAAGTTGCCTGTGAGTGCAGTACGTTGCGGATTTGCTTGTAGCGATCACATGGTGTGGTACCAAAATAATAATCGAGTTGCCTATCCTGTCTCTACAACGCGAGATGAAGGAGGAACGCCTTTTCGTTATACTGATAAAGATAATTTTGAAAAAGTTTCATTTGATAAAATGACTGATTTTGTCAAGCTAGCTTTAGTTTTTGTAGTTGAACTAGCGATGTTGTAA
- a CDS encoding fructose-bisphosphate aldolase class I, producing MPMNELKSTIEKLSAKGKGILAADESTGTITKRFEAVGIEPNEQSRRDYRELLLSTPGCNRFIAGVILFEETLNQKTEAGIPFPEFLRQNDILPGIKVDKGLIHLANTRDENITQGLDGLPERLAEYKKKGATFAKWRAVYTISKDSPSKLAIKTNAEVLARYAAICQEQGIVPIVEPEVLIDGDHTLAQCEMVTEPVLHALFNALYRHHVQLEYIVLKPSMVISGKSCPQKASVKEVSDATLRILRRTVPGAVPTINFLSGGQTSEQATAHLNAMNQAGALPWNLSFSYARALQEYCMKIWEGQAKNKTAAQKEFFKRAKLNSLAAEGKYTEAMEKEDISFAA from the coding sequence ATGCCCATGAATGAACTTAAATCAACGATTGAAAAATTATCTGCTAAAGGTAAAGGTATTTTAGCAGCCGATGAAAGCACGGGCACGATAACTAAGCGCTTTGAAGCTGTAGGTATCGAACCGAATGAACAATCCCGTCGTGATTATCGTGAATTGCTCTTGAGTACACCGGGCTGCAATCGATTTATAGCTGGGGTTATTTTGTTTGAAGAGACACTTAATCAAAAAACCGAAGCTGGAATACCTTTTCCAGAGTTTTTACGACAAAATGATATCTTACCTGGTATTAAAGTTGATAAAGGTCTCATTCATCTTGCTAATACCCGCGATGAAAATATAACCCAGGGCTTAGATGGACTGCCAGAGCGTTTAGCTGAATATAAAAAGAAAGGCGCAACCTTTGCTAAATGGCGTGCGGTGTATACTATTTCAAAAGATTCACCGAGCAAACTTGCCATTAAAACTAATGCAGAAGTCTTAGCTAGATATGCTGCAATTTGCCAAGAGCAAGGCATTGTACCTATCGTTGAGCCGGAAGTATTGATTGATGGTGATCATACCCTAGCTCAGTGTGAGATGGTAACTGAGCCCGTTTTACATGCACTTTTTAATGCCTTATACCGCCACCACGTTCAGTTAGAGTATATTGTTCTCAAGCCAAGCATGGTTATCTCTGGTAAAAGTTGCCCACAAAAAGCGAGTGTTAAAGAAGTCAGCGATGCCACCTTACGTATTTTACGCCGTACAGTTCCTGGTGCTGTGCCTACCATCAATTTCTTATCGGGTGGTCAAACTTCTGAACAAGCCACTGCACATTTAAATGCAATGAACCAAGCTGGAGCTTTGCCTTGGAATTTAAGCTTCTCCTATGCTCGAGCACTACAAGAATACTGCATGAAAATTTGGGAAGGCCAAGCCAAAAATAAAACAGCTGCGCAAAAAGAATTTTTCAAGCGCGCGAAACTAAATAGCTTAGCAGCTGAGGGTAAATATACTGAAGCCATGGAAAAAGAAGACATTTCCTTCGCAGCCTAA
- a CDS encoding adenosylcobalamin-dependent ribonucleoside-diphosphate reductase — MNPILQEAISTTIWDIKYRYRREETIIDQTIEDTWRRVARAVTLAEAPSERTHWEKAFYHLLENFRFLPGGRILAGAGTAHRVTLFNCFVMDIPSDSIRGIFDALEEGALTLQQGGGVGYDFSVLRPKGDWVKKTGLTASGPVSFMRIWDTTCSVLQSTGARRGAMMGVMRCDHPDIEAFVTAKSDPQALRHFNVSVMVSDAFMQAVKRDDDWPLIFPLEEEGKTLPSSIVYRQWGQSLMDVPCRIYRVVKARELWKKIITSAYNYAEPGVLFADTINRLNPLYYCERINATNPCGEIPLPAYGACNLGAVNLTQFVVGAFTDQAQLNWSALEETVALGVRFQDNIVDVSHYPLEVQKDAALATRRLGLGVTGLADAMVMLGIVYGSPASCKFAEEMMKRVAYVSWATSIELAREKGSFPLFEKAYLEGDFVRRLDSSLLNAIKHNGLRNSHHNTIAPAGTISLLANNISNGIEPIFKGDYDRHVRAANGDILTFEVKDYALKRWQENGNVGLPPAWIDTDALTPKEHLAIQAAVQPYIDNAISKTINLPETFPFADLENVYTEAYELGLKGCTVFRPNPITGSVLVARKVESPPGDHCNQCED, encoded by the coding sequence ATGAACCCCATTCTCCAAGAAGCGATTTCTACGACGATTTGGGATATTAAATATCGCTATCGTCGTGAAGAAACCATTATAGATCAAACCATTGAAGACACGTGGCGGCGAGTAGCACGCGCAGTGACTTTAGCAGAAGCGCCATCTGAGCGCACCCATTGGGAAAAAGCTTTTTATCATCTCCTTGAAAATTTTCGCTTTTTACCGGGAGGCCGAATCCTTGCCGGTGCTGGCACCGCCCATCGTGTGACCCTTTTTAATTGCTTCGTTATGGATATACCTTCTGATTCAATCAGGGGGATTTTTGATGCTTTAGAAGAAGGCGCACTAACCCTGCAACAAGGGGGTGGGGTGGGTTACGATTTCTCGGTGCTGAGGCCGAAGGGCGATTGGGTGAAGAAAACAGGCCTCACGGCCTCAGGTCCAGTTTCATTCATGCGCATCTGGGACACCACTTGCAGCGTATTGCAATCAACCGGTGCAAGGCGGGGAGCGATGATGGGCGTCATGCGCTGCGATCATCCTGACATTGAAGCGTTTGTTACAGCCAAAAGTGACCCCCAAGCTTTGCGTCACTTTAATGTGTCCGTAATGGTTTCCGATGCTTTTATGCAAGCCGTTAAAAGAGATGATGATTGGCCTTTGATTTTTCCTCTTGAGGAGGAAGGAAAAACTTTACCTTCCTCTATTGTCTATCGCCAATGGGGTCAATCTTTAATGGATGTACCTTGTCGTATTTACCGAGTGGTGAAGGCACGTGAACTTTGGAAGAAAATTATTACTTCAGCTTACAACTACGCAGAACCTGGGGTCCTTTTTGCCGATACGATTAATCGGTTAAATCCACTTTATTACTGTGAGCGAATTAATGCCACCAACCCCTGCGGGGAGATTCCTCTCCCTGCTTACGGTGCCTGTAATTTAGGTGCCGTGAATTTAACCCAATTTGTGGTTGGCGCTTTTACCGACCAAGCACAACTCAATTGGTCGGCACTTGAGGAAACCGTAGCGCTCGGGGTGCGCTTTCAAGATAACATTGTCGACGTATCCCATTATCCGCTCGAAGTCCAAAAGGACGCAGCGCTTGCGACCCGCCGACTAGGACTAGGGGTGACAGGTTTAGCCGATGCGATGGTTATGTTAGGCATTGTTTATGGAAGCCCTGCGTCTTGTAAGTTTGCAGAAGAAATGATGAAACGCGTCGCCTACGTAAGTTGGGCGACATCAATTGAACTTGCACGTGAAAAAGGTTCGTTCCCCTTATTTGAAAAGGCTTATCTCGAGGGAGATTTTGTGAGACGGCTGGATTCGAGTCTGTTAAACGCAATCAAACACAATGGTCTTCGCAATTCCCATCATAATACTATTGCGCCTGCAGGAACTATTAGTCTCTTAGCCAATAATATTTCAAATGGAATCGAACCGATTTTTAAAGGCGATTACGATCGTCATGTACGGGCGGCGAACGGCGATATCCTCACCTTTGAAGTTAAAGATTATGCTTTAAAACGCTGGCAAGAAAATGGCAACGTGGGGTTACCTCCAGCCTGGATTGATACTGATGCCCTAACGCCTAAAGAACATTTGGCAATTCAAGCGGCTGTTCAGCCTTACATTGATAATGCCATTTCTAAAACCATTAATTTACCCGAGACTTTTCCTTTTGCGGATTTAGAGAATGTCTATACGGAAGCTTATGAGTTAGGTTTAAAAGGATGCACAGTTTTTCGTCCAAATCCCATTACCGGTAGTGTATTAGTCGCGCGTAAAGTGGAATCCCCACCAGGGGATCATTGTAATCAATGTGAAGATTAA
- a CDS encoding co-chaperone GroES, whose protein sequence is MSSKATKRIRPLSDRIIVEPKELETTSAGGIVIPDTASDREKPMEGTVYAVGTGRYIDGKLQPLQVKEGQQVLFGKYAGTNIKLEGKEYLVLREEDVMGVLE, encoded by the coding sequence ATGTCTTCCAAAGCTACTAAAAGAATTCGTCCCTTATCGGACCGAATCATTGTCGAGCCAAAAGAATTAGAAACAACAAGTGCGGGCGGAATTGTTATTCCAGATACAGCCTCTGATCGTGAAAAACCAATGGAAGGAACCGTGTACGCCGTTGGTACCGGGCGTTACATTGATGGTAAACTTCAGCCACTCCAAGTTAAAGAAGGTCAGCAGGTTTTATTTGGTAAATATGCTGGCACCAACATCAAATTAGAAGGTAAAGAATATCTCGTCCTGCGTGAAGAAGATGTTATGGGCGTGCTTGAATAA
- a CDS encoding type II toxin-antitoxin system Phd/YefM family antitoxin — MISITTIDAKEEFSELINRVHHGKERVLLTRRGKDVAAIVPIEDLLLLDASQNKSDLQEAVEALKEARHQGTILLDEFKKEVT; from the coding sequence ATGATTTCAATTACAACGATTGATGCTAAAGAAGAATTTTCCGAACTCATCAATCGCGTTCATCATGGTAAAGAGCGTGTTTTACTGACTAGACGAGGTAAAGATGTTGCAGCCATAGTGCCAATTGAAGATTTACTATTACTCGATGCTTCGCAAAATAAAAGTGATCTCCAAGAAGCTGTTGAAGCATTGAAAGAAGCACGCCATCAAGGCACCATTTTATTGGATGAGTTTAAGAAAGAAGTAACCTAA
- the groL gene encoding chaperonin GroEL (60 kDa chaperone family; promotes refolding of misfolded polypeptides especially under stressful conditions; forms two stacked rings of heptamers to form a barrel-shaped 14mer; ends can be capped by GroES; misfolded proteins enter the barrel where they are refolded when GroES binds) yields the protein MGAKEIVFSENARQKMGEGVRELAEAVKITMGPRGRNVVIDQSYGVPLITKDGVTVAKQIEFKEKFKNMGAQLLKDVASHTSDEAGDGTTTATVLGHQIFAEGLKLVVAGYDPMDLKRGIDKAVGYAVEQLKKLSVPCKDDKAIAQVGTISANSDEAIGRTIADAMAKVGKEGVITVEEGSGLENDLAVVEGMQFDRGYQSPYFITNQQNMSVEMDNPYILITDKKISSIRDLLPILEAVAKSGRPLLIIAEDVEGEALATLVVNHMRGIVRVCAVKAPGFGDRRKEMLQDIATLTKGQVIAEEVGRTLESATLADLGSAKRVHITKDNTTIIDGAGEKGDIQDRIKQLKGRVDDTSSDYDREKLQERIAKLAGGVAVIKVGAASEIEMKEKKARVEDALHATRAAVEEGVVPGGGVALVRVMQSLKDFKGDNEAQSVGVQLIARALEAPLRQIVTNAGYEASVILHKVVEGKGNYGFNAATGVYGDMLEMGILDPTKVTRTALQQAASVAGMMITTECMITDLPKEDAPMGGGHGDMGGMGGMM from the coding sequence ATGGGTGCAAAAGAAATTGTCTTCAGTGAAAATGCCCGTCAAAAGATGGGAGAAGGCGTTAGAGAATTAGCAGAAGCCGTTAAAATTACGATGGGTCCACGTGGACGAAATGTGGTTATTGATCAATCTTACGGCGTACCATTAATCACCAAAGACGGTGTAACGGTCGCAAAACAAATTGAATTCAAAGAAAAATTTAAGAACATGGGTGCACAGTTACTTAAGGACGTTGCATCGCATACTTCTGATGAAGCAGGCGATGGCACAACGACTGCAACTGTATTAGGTCATCAAATTTTTGCTGAAGGCTTAAAATTAGTTGTCGCTGGCTACGATCCGATGGATTTGAAGCGCGGCATTGATAAAGCAGTAGGCTATGCTGTAGAACAATTGAAAAAGCTTTCTGTACCTTGCAAAGATGATAAAGCAATCGCTCAAGTTGGTACTATTTCTGCTAACTCTGATGAAGCCATTGGCCGCACCATTGCTGATGCGATGGCAAAAGTAGGTAAAGAAGGTGTTATCACTGTTGAAGAAGGCTCTGGTTTGGAAAATGATTTAGCTGTGGTTGAAGGGATGCAATTTGATCGTGGTTATCAGTCCCCTTACTTCATTACCAACCAACAAAATATGTCAGTTGAAATGGATAATCCTTACATCCTTATCACCGACAAGAAAATTTCTTCGATCCGTGATTTATTACCTATTCTTGAAGCAGTCGCTAAATCTGGACGTCCATTATTGATTATTGCTGAAGACGTTGAAGGTGAAGCGCTAGCAACATTGGTTGTGAATCATATGCGTGGCATCGTTCGAGTTTGCGCAGTAAAGGCACCCGGCTTTGGTGATCGTCGTAAAGAAATGCTGCAAGATATCGCAACATTGACCAAAGGTCAGGTTATTGCTGAAGAAGTGGGTCGCACCTTAGAATCCGCAACCTTAGCCGATTTAGGTTCTGCAAAACGCGTTCATATCACTAAAGACAACACCACCATCATTGATGGCGCCGGTGAAAAAGGTGATATTCAAGATCGTATCAAGCAATTAAAAGGTCGTGTTGACGACACCTCTTCTGACTACGATCGTGAAAAGTTGCAAGAACGTATTGCTAAATTAGCAGGCGGCGTTGCTGTCATTAAAGTAGGTGCAGCTTCTGAAATCGAAATGAAAGAAAAGAAAGCCCGCGTTGAAGATGCTCTACATGCAACACGCGCAGCTGTCGAAGAAGGCGTTGTACCAGGTGGTGGTGTAGCTTTAGTTCGCGTTATGCAATCCTTGAAGGATTTTAAAGGCGATAACGAAGCACAAAGCGTTGGCGTACAATTAATTGCACGCGCACTTGAAGCACCTTTACGCCAAATCGTTACCAACGCGGGTTACGAAGCTTCCGTTATTCTTCATAAAGTTGTTGAAGGTAAAGGTAACTATGGCTTCAATGCTGCAACAGGCGTTTATGGCGATATGTTAGAAATGGGTATTTTGGATCCAACCAAAGTAACCCGCACAGCATTACAACAAGCAGCATCTGTAGCCGGTATGATGATTACCACAGAATGCATGATTACCGATTTGCCGAAAGAAGACGCTCCAATGGGCGGTGGTCACGGCGACATGGGTGGCATGGGCGGCATGATGTAA